The following proteins are encoded in a genomic region of Hippopotamus amphibius kiboko isolate mHipAmp2 chromosome 8, mHipAmp2.hap2, whole genome shotgun sequence:
- the LOC130859226 gene encoding transcription factor-like 5 protein, producing MVNPIKEGKSVMNNADVQGPRELPQAGGPAGPEGADRALGEAGLSFTMADMSLVEITEVEYLQLQHILYSHMEAAAADGELETRLSSAFLVAAAVPGGFAAAEGAPPVYPVLCPPALADGGFAGASPCLGAVDVLELRSMLLSEAGAAPAAEQTPGADGPGPGAPRPRAPEGAGKENAEGAPEARAKPAVRVCLEDRFNSIPAEPLPGPRGAETPEPGVALSNLVTLIRHPSKLMNVPLHQQQNKCTTLVKNKTAAATTALQFTYPLFTPSACSTSGSSNLCQTQSSSNSCSILEAAKHQDAGLPRAFSFCYQQEIESTKQTLGGRNKALPEQVWIKVGEEVLCKQAINKRNRSRIHQLDTHIERRALGEIQNVGEASTAAQGAWQSAEPSQATLWKQTQSGPQGGRSQCRERHNRMERDRRRRICICCDELNLLVLFCNAETDKATTLQWTTAFLKYIQERHGDSLKKEFESVFCGKTGRRLKLTRPDSLVTCPTQESLQSSPAMDIK from the exons ATGGTAAATCCGATAAAAGAAGGTAAGTCTGTGATGAATAATGCTGATGTCCAG GGCCCCCGGGAGCTGCCGCAGGCGGGCGGGCCGGCAGGCCCCGAGGGCGCGGACAGGGCGCTGGGCGAGGCGGGGCTGAGCTTCACGATGGCCGACATGAGCCTGGTGGAGATAACGGAGGTGGAGTACCTGCAGCTGCAGCACATCCTCTACTCGCACatggaggcggcggcggccgacGGCGAGCTCGAGACGCGCCTCAGCTCGGCCTTCCTGGTGGCGGCGGCGGTGCCGGGTGGCTTCGCAGCAGCGGAGGGCGCGCCGCCCGTGTACCCGGTGCTGTGCCCCCCTGCGCTGGCTGATGGCGGCTTCGCGGGCGCCAGCCCGTGCCTGGGCGCCGTCGACGTGCTGGAGCTGCGCAGCATGCTGCTGAGCGAGGCAGGCGCGGCCCCCGCTGCCGAGCAGACGCCGGGAGCCGACGGCCCGGGCCCTGGCGCGCCCCGGCCCCGGGCGCCCGAAGGCGCTGGCAAGGAGAACGCGGAGGGCGCGCCCGAGGCGCGGGCCAAGCCGGCCGTGCGTGTCTGCCTGGAGGACCGCTTCAACAGCATCCCCGCCGAGCCCCTGCCCGGCCCACGCGGCGCGGAGACCCCGGAGCCCGGCGTGGCGCTCAGCAATTTGGTAACTCTTATTCGCCATCCATCCAAGTTAATGAATGTGCCTCTTCATCAGCAGCAAAACAAATGTACAACATTGGTGAAAAACAAAACTGCTGCTGCAACGACCGCTTTGCAGTTTACATACCCTCTGTTCACTCCCAGTGCTTGCTCTACTAGTGGAAGTTCTAATCTTTGCCAAACACAGAGTTCTAGTAACTCATGTTCTATACTCGAAGCTGCCAAGCATCAGGATGCTGGATTGCCAAgagcattttctttctgttatcaGCAAGAAATTGAATCCACTAAACAGACTTTGGGTGGTAGAAACAAAGCTTTGCCGGAGCAGGTTTGGATTAAAGTCGGAGAAGAAGTGCTATGTAAACAAGCAATAAATAAGAGGAATCGGAGTAGGATACATCAGTTGGACACGCACATAGAGCGAAGAGCCCTTGGAGAGATTCAGAACGTGGGCGAAGCCTCCACAGCGGCGCAGGGTGCTTGGCAGTCAGCGGAGCCGTCCCAGGCCACCCTCTGGAAGCAGACGCAGAGCGGGCCCCAGGGAGGCAGGTCCCAGTGCAGGGAGAGGCACAACCGCATGGAGAGAGATAGAAGGCGCAGAATCTGCATCTGTTGTGACGAGTTGAATCTTTTAGTCCTGTTCTGCAACGCCGAGACTGATAAGGCAACGACCCTGCAGTGGACCACGGCCTTCCTGAAGTATATTCAGGAGAGACATGGAGATTCTCTTAAAAAG GAATTCGAGAGTGTATTTTGCGGTAAAACTGGCAGAAGGCTAAAGCTGACCAGACCAGACTCCTTGGTGACGTGTCCCACACAGGAGAGTCTACAGAGTAGCCCGGCTATGGACATCAAGTGA